A single region of the Rhipicephalus microplus isolate Deutch F79 chromosome 10, USDA_Rmic, whole genome shotgun sequence genome encodes:
- the LOC142774243 gene encoding endothelin-converting enzyme 1-like: MASHGPRRGRAPITVRATRRKKGSSVPAAASAHTPVPRDPAPLSRSSSPAPEPGADSAVQMLPNKTTSPPTGSSQAATVPPVDQERPASLQGSLKKTHCTGIVNASEQKHRPKEDELKKLIEIANFASALSSSPNRGKSRIVGGGDRTAALLVVLLGLAAIAVGMALLLFSRRATANADAGVCTTSGCVDHAEILGLYRNVATVGPCEDFGEFVCSHWREKNVKVVPSVMIFRMGKWLLSLARTRWYEETGHPVAKRVTRLADACMRLESEPHIDDVGVAQLFHFITEELFPWILPEANAGNALLDDYAFALATIVNMSVVWNMPLWFTVDLVRLGTGGDVLPANWSVSVSSASVVYMSMRLQRTIEEYNLYNTYVILLLANVFQGKQLAASFHSFLESRSAQMQRDVFGNLSSRFLATHAEPRFVRMRHMPTLVPKLRARNWIDALQSAFRVDPPLGEDDVVFATDAALLRTLNDLFRAYTAREVTYYTAWWFAQLMAAVSSGTIHTFVVGNKVGEEFYPVICGSQIAMAYNALLSGVDHGTAFQRAPVMRLLSDVHNTAVAKVRSWTDALDVRAIDAVASRLGRASTVLWPEEKRNGGADWWGEALYGPDYDNATRGFFSHWREVRRGLRESLNTEPYRLSLRVFRIQSPYLATYDLVSNTISVGVQTVAQPFYAADGTSAINYGGLGFLYAAQMARTINTLTLLLDGKATPSAWVPAADNASGTPGQVLWKLARCASSSNTSGAQRTSSLYPLLPALEIAYDAYNRFRNAEQDLPLRGLEDYSAEQVFFLTACHATCWENSSKQRVSPECSDAVRNFAPFAEAFKCPAGSPMNPRERCRLF, encoded by the exons TGACCCGGCACCGCTGTCCCGGTCTTCCAGCCCCGCGCCAGAGCCCGGCGCAGACTCCGCGGTGCAAATGCTGCCCAATAAGACCACGTCCCCTCCTACGGGCTCATCGCAGGCGGCCACCGTTCCGCCGGTCGACCAAGAGCGGCCCGCTTCACTGC aagGCTCCCTGAAGAAGACGCACTGTACCGGAATCGTCAACGCCTCTGAGCAGAAACACCGCCCTAAGGAGGACGAGCTCAAAAAACTGATCGAAATC GCAAACTTTGCGTCCGCGCTCTCCTCGTCACCGAACCGCGGAAAGAGCCGAATCGTCGGCGGCGGCGACCGGACAGCGGCACTCCTGGTCGTACTGCTAGGCCTTGCCGCGATCGCGGTCGGCATGGCACTGCTCCTGTTCTCGCGCCGGGCGACCGCCAACGCCGACGCCGGCGTCTGCACCACGTCGGGCTGCGTGGACCACGCCGAGATCCTGGGCCTGTACCGAAACGTGGCCACCGTCGGGCCGTGCGAGGACTTCGGCGAGTTCGTCTGCTCTCACTGGCGCGAGAAGAACGTCAAGGTCGTGCCGTCAGTGATGATCTTCCGCATGGGCAAGTGGCTGCTCAGTCTGGCGCGAACACGCTGGTACGAGGAGACCGGACACCCGGTCGCGAAGAGGGTGACGCGATTAGCGGACGCCTGTATGCGACTCGAGAGCGAGCCGCACATCGACGACGTCGGCGTCGCGCAGCTCTTCCACTTCATCACCGAGGAACTCTTCCCGTGGATCCTACCGGAGGCAAATGCGGGCAACGCGTTATTGGACGATTACGCTTTCGCCCTCGCCACCATCGTCAACATGTCCGTCGTGTGGAACATGCCGCTCTGGTTCACCGTGGACCTCGTGAGACTGGGAACAGGAGGCGACGTTCTTCCGGCGAACTGGTCCGTCAGCGTGAGCTCGGCGAGCGTGGTGTACATGTCGATGCGGCTGCAGCGCACAATTGAAGAGTACAACCTGTACAATACGTACGTAATCCTGCTACTTGCCAACGTGTTCCAGGGAAAGCAACTGGCAGCGTCCTTCCACTCCTTCCTCGAGAGCAGGAGCGCCCAGATGCAGCGGGACGTGTTCGGCAACCTGTCTTCACGCTTCCTCGCCACCCACGCCGAGCCTCGGTTCGTGCGGATGCGCCACATGCCAACGCTAGTGCCCAAGCTCCGCGCGCGCAACTGGATCGACGCACTGCAGTCCGCCTTCCGGGTGGACCCTCCGCTTGGCGAAGACGACGTGGTGTTCGCGACCGACGCCGCACTCCTGCGTACCTTGAACGACCTGTTCCGCGCGTACACGGCGCGGGAAGTCACCTATTACACGGCTTGGTGGTTCGCCCAGCTCATGGCAGCCGTGTCCAGCGGCACCATACACACGTTCGTCGTGGGGAACAAGGTGGGCGAGGAATTCTACCCGGTCATCTGCGGGTCCCAAATAGCCATGGCCTACAACGCGCTGCTGTCCGGTGTCGACCACGGCACTGCCTTCCAGAGGGCACCCGTAATGCGACTTCTGAGCGACGTCCACAACACAGCCGTGGCGAAGGTTCGCTCCTGGACCGACGCGCTAGATGTCAGGGCCATCGACGCTGTCGCCTCGCGCTTGGGCCGCGCCAGCACCGTCTTGTGGCCAGAAGAGAAACGAAACGGCGGCGCTGATTGGTGGGGGGAGGCCCTGTACGGTCCCGACTACGACAACGCGACGCGTGGATTCTTCAGCCACTGGCGCGAAGTACGACGCGGATTGCGAGAATCCCTGAACACTGAGCCCTATCGACTCAGCCTGCGCGTGTTCCGTATCCAGTCACCATACCTGGCGACCTACGACCTCGTATCGAATACGATTTCCGTCGGCGTGCAAACTGTCGCCCAACCCTTCTACGCAGCCGACGGCACGAGCGCCATCAACTATGGTGGCCTCGGTTTTCTCTACGCCGCGCAG ATGGCGCGCACGATCAACACCCTTACGCTGCTGCTTGACGGCAAAGCGACCCCTTCAGCCTGGGTTCCTGCGGCCGACAACGCCAGCGGAACTCCGGGACAGGTTTTGTGGAAGCTTGCCCGGTGCGCTTCTTCCTCGAACACTTCCGGTGCCCAGAGGACGTCGTCGCTGTACCCTCTACTTCCGGCGCTGGAGATAGCGTACGACGCCTACAATCGGTTCCGCAACGCCGAGCAAGACCTGCCCCTCCGAGGACTGGAGGACTACAGCGCCGAGCAGGTCTTCTTCCTGACGGCCTGTCACGCGACATGCTGGGAGAACAGCTCGAAGCAACGCGTGTCACCCGAATGCAGCGACGCCGTGAGGAACTTTGCGCCGTTCGCCGAGGCCTTCAAGTGTCCCGCCGGTTCACCCATGAACCCGCGCGAGAGGTGCCGCCTCTTCTGA
- the LOC119181697 gene encoding DNA polymerase eta, which produces MRRLTILFQAAKAMATASTPRHRAVVLVDMDCFYVQVEQRLAPDWNGKPCAVAQYNTFQGGGLIAVNYEARAFGVKRGMRGEQAAKLAKDFHLFRVPEVRGKADLTRYREAGAEVLSVLCQFSEVVERASIDEAYLDLTEACKAVPLPRSADVLPNSFLGQTPKTASQSGEDDAKAELAAWLSDIEDPDCPDALLARAAVLTEQIRAAVFTQTGFRCSAGIAHNKVLAKLACGLHKPNKQTVLTEAGVPVLFATLPVHKLRKLGGKLGKDIQELLQVEVVADLLRFSQDQLSSHFGHKTGTWLYQLVRGIDYEPVTPRKLAQSIGCGKNFRGQLALDTTTKVKHWLDQLSEELVERLLRDREQNHRIAQLLVVSLRKAGQEGGTSRSCQLVAYDAGRVANDALAAVLKLKTTSAASKDRWTPPLTCLMLAATKFRDSLEEGSQEISRFLVRQTKKADKSEKPTTAPLPPTTPQKVQTSDEKLAEEDKASAATEGPASSRSLVTPKKEEGLNDTLPFAEKLAMILQSPRETRKRSDNSPPPGVEQRRMEEVKRVLPVTVSPKKTVKVTATKAKKTTSKKSAKKASSEVPKQSYFEKMWTTKTDATVRAVSSANSLGQTCSATDAETGIPVENNDSASNKRSSTPCGDNTLPGFNFLTENADDSTRSSVLSNEDGPKPLTVPENVNAADKVSIPASFNDDVCFIDSNSDEEGGVRGSGDRLSIDPSLLHKCGQCGKTVVVWKKEEHDDYHIALNLSRDERVPKPSSSNATAVSRKRTASTTTKKSTRTKKACAEKTKTLKDFFS; this is translated from the exons ATGAGAAGGCTGACAATACTGTTTCAAG CTGCGAAAGCTATGGCGACCGCCTCCACACCTCGGCACCGTGCGGTGGTACTTGTTGACATGGACTGCTTCTACGTGCAAGTCGAACAGCGGCTAGCTCCTGACTGGAATGGAAAGCCCTGTGCGGTGGCACAGTACAATACTTTCCAGGGGGGAGG GTTGATAGCCGTCAACTATGAGGCGAGGGCGTTTGGGGTCAAGCGTGGTATGAGGGGTGAACAGGCTGCCAAGTTGGCCAAGGATTTCCACCTGTTCCGAGTACCAGAGGTCCGTGGTAAGGCTGACCTTACCAG GTACCGGGAGGCAGGCGCCGAGGTCCTCTCCGTGCTGTGCCAGTTCAGCGAAGTAGTTGAACGTGCGAGCATAGACGAAGCCTACCTAGACCTCACTGAAGCGTGCAAGGCGGTGCCTCTGCCTCGGAGTGCCGACGTCCTTCCCAACTCCTTCCTTGGCCAGACTCCCAAGACTGCATCGCAGAGTGGGGAGGACGATGCCA AAGCCGAGCTTGCAGCGTGGCTGTCCGACATCGAAGACCCCGACTGCCCGGATGCCCTCCTGGCACGAGCGGCGGTGCTCACGGAGCAGATACGGGCAGCGGTCTTCACTCAGACAGGCTTCCGCTGCTCTGCTGGGATCGCACACAACAAG GTGCTGGCCAAACTGGCTTGCGGTCTGCACAAGCCCAACAAGCAAACAGTCTTGACAGAGGCGGGGGTGCCTGTCCTGTTTGCAACGCTCCCTGTTCACAAACT GCGCAAGCTCGGTGGCAAGTTGGGCAAGGACATTCAGGAGCTCCTCCAGGTTGAAGTGGTGGCCGACTTGCTGCGGTTCTCCCAGGACCAACTGTCATCCCACTTCGGCCACAAGACGGG TACATGGCTGTACCAGCTTGTACGTGGCATTGACTACGAGCCGGTGACTCCTCGTAAGCTGGCCCAGTCCATCGGTTGCGGCAAGAACTTTCGAGGCCAGCTCGCCCTCGACACCACAACCAAG gtGAAGCACTGGCTGGACCAGCTGTCTGAAGAGCTAGTTGAACGACTCCTGAGGGACCGTGAACAG AACCACCGGATCGCTCAGCTGTTGGTGGTGAGCTTGCGCAAAGCGGGGCAGGAAGGTGGCACTTCGCGTTCCTGCCAGTTGGTCGCCTATGATGCTGGCAGGGTGGCGAATGATGCATTGGCTGCAGTGTTGAAGCTCAAGACAACCTCTGCAGCGTCCAAGGACAGGTG GACGCCACCATTGACATGCCTCATGTTGGCAGCAACAAAGTTTCGGGACAGCTTGGAAGAGGGTTCACAAGAAATCTCCAGGTTTCTTGTGCGGCAGACAAAGAAGGCTGACAAGTCTGAGAAGCCAACAACTGCACCGCTGCCACCCACGACACCGCAGAAAGTCCAGACATCGGATGAAAAATTAGCGGAGGAGGACAAAGCATCTGCTGCTACAGAAGGGCCGGCATCATCGCGCTCCTTGGTAACACCCAAGAAAGAGGAAGGCTTGAACGACACCCTTCCCTTCGCGGAGAAGCTCGCAATGATCCTGCAGAGCCCTCGAGAAACTAGGAAACGCAGTGACAACTCGCCACCCCCAGGGGTAGAGCAGCGCCGCATGGAAGAGGTGAAGCGAGTGTTACCCGTCACTGTGTCTCCGAAAAAGACCGTAAAAGTGACTGCAACTAAGGCCAAGAAGACAACGTCTAAGAAAAGCGCCAAGAAGGCTTCGTCAGAGGTCCCGAAACAGAGCTATTTTGAGAAGATGTGGACCACCAAAACTGATGCGACGGTGAGAGCAGTGTCTTCTGCGAACAGTTTGGGGCAAACGTGCAGCGCTACAGACGCAGAAACGGGTATCCCTGTAGAGAATAACGATAGTGCTTCTAACAAACGTAGCTCTACTCCATGTGGTGACAACACATTGCCCGGGTTTAACTTTCTCACTGAGAATGCCGACGACTCAACCAGAAGTTCGGTCCTCTCAAATGAAGATGGTCCCAAACCTTTGACAGTTCCTGAAAATGTGAACGCTGCTGATAAAGTTTCCATACCTGCCTCATTTAATGACGATGTATGCTTCATCGACTCTAATAGTGACGAAGAGGGTGGTGTAAGAGGAAGCGGGGATCGTCTGTCGATAGACCCGAGCTTGTTGCACAAGTGTGGTCAATGTGGAAAGACCGTTGTGGTCTGGAAGAAGGAAGAACATGACGATTATCACATTGCACTGAACCTCAGCCGGGATGAACGCGTTCCGAAGCCATCGTCTTCCAATGCGACCGCTGTCAGTAGAAAACGAACTGCTTCGACGACGACAAAGAAATCAACTCGAACGAAAAAAGCATGTGCTGAGAAGACAAAAACGTTGAAAGACTTCTTCTCGTGA